A stretch of the Orcinus orca chromosome 1, mOrcOrc1.1, whole genome shotgun sequence genome encodes the following:
- the LOC125961976 gene encoding immunoglobulin-like and fibronectin type III domain-containing protein 1, giving the protein MAGRGPESWGSRKGSEADRGDRGCPLGSGESPGQTSECKDFQGPPISGGGSIPVGPGGPEAKAGSSLQEAGDGGPRGSGDGGRGYTTSPAGPGGPGGWERGPQGLRGREGPETAGTFGEAEDGSSSPQDSRAWTAGQRGTGEAGRRGSEGPGPWDDTRSSPSKSGAHCGPGVLGSGGGQGGEGGTQVAGLMGSGRGVEARSHRLRGPSGPGGTLGDTDGFRGAGAMGSEPDFWDGPRSSREKGPGGEMGRDGVGRGGLGASATGAGPWGSGRIGPWGQTGDYGGFRAPGALGASGEGGHEDGSGASGPLRAAGKVRDADGARGLGAGDSGDGASSGGATRGARAPRAGPASESRGTDESGEALGPGQGSRAAGPLPAGSTSANGGASRGLEPGAMEPRGAAGFRGGSGGLGATRSGGEAGYRGDSGGSGEAGHP; this is encoded by the coding sequence GGGGTCAGGGGAGTCTCCAGGACAGACCTCTGAATGCAAGGACTTCCAGGGGCCACCGATATCTGGTGGCGGGAGCATCCCCGTGGGGCCCGGGGGTCCTGAAGCCAAAGCTGGGTCTTCACTGCAGGAGGCAGGTGATGgaggcccacgggggtctggggatgggggaaggggctACACAACCAGCCCTGCAGGCCCAGGGGGTCCCGGGGGCTGGGAAAGGGGCCCACAGGGGCTCAGGGGAAGGGAGGGCCCGGAGACGGCGGGGACCTTCGGCGAGGCAGAGGACGGCTCCAGCAGCCCCCAGGATTCCCGAGCCTGGACAGCCGGGCAGAGGGGAACAGGAGAGGCGGGCAGAAGAGGGTCTGAGGGCCCAGGCCCTTGGGATGACACACGGTCCAGCCCCAGCAAATCCGGGGCCCACTGTGGGCCTGGAGTGCTGGGGTCTGGTGGGGGGCAAGGGGGTGAGGGGGGCACCCAGGTGGCTGGGCTGATGGGTTCTGGTCGGGGAGTGGAGGCCAGAAGCCACAGGCTTAGAGGTCCTTCGGGCCCTGGTGGGACACTGGGAGACACGGATGGGTTCAGAGGTGCAGGGGCCATGGGGTCTGAGCCGGATTTCTGGGATGGGCCACGGAGCTCCAGGGAGAAAGGACCCGGAGGTGAGATGGGCCGGGATGGCGTGGGGCGAGGTGGCCTCGGGGCCTCTGCCACAGGGGCAGGACCATGGGGCTCGGGGAGAATAGGGCCTTGGGGTCAGACTGGGGATTACGGGGGCTTCAGAGCCCCGGGGGCTCTGGGGGCTTCTGGAGAAGGAGGCCATGAAGATGGCTCTGGGGCTTCAGGGCCTCTGAGGGCAGCAGGCAAAGTGCGAGATGCGGACGGAGCCAGGGGCCTTGGTGCCGGGGACTCTGGAGACGGAGCCAGCTCTGGGGGTGCTACCCGGGGGGCACGAGCTCCTCGCGCGGGGCCGGCCTCTGAGAGCCGGGGCACTGATGAGTCTGGTGAGGCgctgggccctgggcagggaTCACGAGCTGCAGGGCCTCTGCCCGCCGGAAGCACGTCAGCCAACGGAGGGGCGTCGCGGGGTCTCGAGCCTGGGGCCATGGAGCCAAGGGGTGCGGCAGGCTTTAGAGGCGGTTCAGGAGGCCTTGGAGCGACGAGGTCAGGGGGTGAGGCTGGTTATAGGGGCGACTCAGGGGGTTCTGGGGAGGCGGG